In Nocardia sputorum, a single genomic region encodes these proteins:
- a CDS encoding VOC family protein — protein MPHPQVDVRFDHTIIAARDKHESARFFTEIFGLPEPQDAGFFVAVYLTDGRVLDFAEPPIDFPGQHYAFLVSDDTFDQIMERIRARGITYWADPQMRRPGEINTNHGGRGVYFDDPAGHHLEALTARYDGYPSLT, from the coding sequence ATGCCGCATCCACAGGTGGATGTGCGTTTCGACCACACGATCATCGCCGCTCGAGACAAACACGAGTCCGCACGGTTCTTCACCGAGATCTTCGGCTTGCCCGAGCCGCAGGATGCAGGGTTTTTCGTCGCGGTGTATCTGACCGACGGACGGGTGCTCGATTTCGCCGAACCGCCCATCGATTTCCCCGGCCAGCACTACGCATTCCTGGTCAGTGACGACACGTTCGACCAGATCATGGAACGCATCCGTGCGCGGGGTATCACGTACTGGGCCGATCCGCAGATGCGCAGACCCGGCGAGATCAACACCAATCACGGCGGCCGGGGCGTGTATTTCGATGATCCGGCCGGCCACCACCTCGAAGCGCTCACCGCCCGCTACGACGGCTACCCCAGCCTCACATGA
- a CDS encoding DUF397 domain-containing protein, producing the protein MSSTGWFKSSYSNDSQTCVEVCFDGGRVQVRDSKFAGAPGASPTLAFAPTEWDAFTTALRTTDLA; encoded by the coding sequence GTGAGCAGTACCGGTTGGTTCAAATCCTCGTATTCCAATGACAGTCAGACCTGCGTAGAGGTCTGCTTCGACGGCGGTCGAGTTCAGGTCCGCGACAGCAAGTTTGCAGGAGCGCCGGGTGCGTCACCCACGCTGGCGTTCGCGCCGACCGAGTGGGATGCGTTCACCACGGCACTCCGCACCACCGACCTCGCCTGA
- a CDS encoding DUF5753 domain-containing protein produces the protein MALSPAVARWELALRLRQRRLELGIGAASITRALDVSAAYWSHIENERNLLPKDKLERLLDILEIDADEQRELLTLRETARGRGWWSRYSALFGDDILRYYGMEWGAESIRTYEGLMMPGLLQGEEYIRALMLSAGATVRAIEVDQRVEARLHRQRRLAGEAPVSLRAVVGEAALRQQIGGPGVLRRQLIHLADVLESHSASIELRVIPFTAADSVAASSTYHLLDFASPRLPTLAWHESAVFGQIIVDDESRKETRVRDLGFVFERARSTALPRDESLALIRATAAELQSIE, from the coding sequence ATGGCGCTGTCACCTGCGGTTGCGCGTTGGGAGCTCGCGCTTCGGCTTCGGCAGCGACGGCTGGAGTTGGGTATCGGCGCTGCGTCGATCACCAGAGCGTTGGATGTCTCGGCCGCGTACTGGTCGCATATCGAGAACGAGCGCAACTTGCTCCCGAAGGACAAGCTGGAACGGCTGCTGGACATCCTCGAGATCGATGCCGATGAACAGCGGGAACTGTTGACGCTGCGGGAAACCGCACGAGGACGCGGCTGGTGGAGCCGTTACTCGGCCTTGTTCGGGGACGACATCCTTCGCTACTACGGGATGGAGTGGGGCGCCGAATCGATCCGGACCTATGAGGGCCTCATGATGCCTGGCCTGCTGCAAGGTGAGGAATACATTCGGGCACTGATGCTTTCGGCAGGGGCGACGGTGCGAGCGATCGAAGTCGATCAGCGTGTCGAAGCGAGACTGCATCGGCAGCGACGGCTGGCGGGCGAGGCACCTGTTTCCCTACGGGCGGTTGTCGGCGAAGCAGCGCTCCGGCAGCAGATCGGCGGTCCAGGTGTGCTACGGCGTCAACTGATCCACCTGGCCGACGTCCTCGAGTCGCATTCCGCGAGTATCGAACTGCGGGTTATTCCGTTCACCGCCGCAGACAGCGTCGCAGCAAGCTCGACTTACCATCTACTGGACTTCGCCAGCCCGCGGTTGCCGACGCTCGCGTGGCACGAGTCGGCGGTATTCGGCCAGATCATCGTTGACGACGAGAGCCGAAAGGAAACCAGAGTGCGCGACTTGGGTTTCGTCTTCGAGCGGGCACGATCGACCGCATTGCCCCGTGACGAATCGTTGGCGCTCATTCGAGCGACCGCCGCTGAATTACAGTCGATCGAGTGA
- a CDS encoding DUF4254 domain-containing protein, giving the protein MEPLPTKELVLQACRTAPRRAHPILESAHLLAGLHERRLRCDLGGTNDIDQHRARLVLAIDRWVATEAPPPHGGAHMHTETVGMVVDRLAQFFACAHEILSGAPEWAVHNAWERLAELAIGYEDLAYEVAAGVRRLPYLSGPREQT; this is encoded by the coding sequence GTGGAACCACTGCCGACCAAAGAGCTTGTCCTGCAAGCCTGCCGCACCGCGCCGCGTCGCGCCCACCCGATCCTGGAATCCGCCCACCTACTCGCGGGCTTGCACGAGCGCAGGCTGCGTTGCGACCTGGGCGGCACGAACGACATCGACCAGCACCGCGCCCGCCTCGTGCTCGCCATCGACCGCTGGGTCGCCACCGAGGCGCCGCCGCCGCACGGCGGCGCGCACATGCATACCGAAACCGTGGGGATGGTGGTCGACCGGCTCGCCCAGTTCTTCGCCTGCGCGCACGAAATCCTGTCCGGGGCGCCGGAATGGGCCGTACACAACGCCTGGGAGCGTCTCGCCGAACTGGCCATCGGCTACGAGGATCTCGCCTACGAAGTCGCGGCGGGCGTGCGCCGCCTGCCCTACCTCAGCGGCCCGCGCGAACAGACCTGA
- a CDS encoding DUF3349 domain-containing protein: MHPFLSAIIGWLRAGYPDGVPEADYIPLLALLRRRLSDEEVARIAAELTGSGGADIDQTDIQVMITKITNDMPSEADVARVRARVEANAWPDPDSA, encoded by the coding sequence ATGCACCCCTTCCTCAGCGCGATCATCGGCTGGCTGCGGGCCGGATATCCCGATGGCGTGCCGGAGGCCGACTACATCCCGTTGCTCGCCCTGCTGCGCCGCCGTCTGTCCGACGAAGAAGTGGCCCGGATCGCCGCCGAGCTGACCGGCTCCGGCGGCGCGGACATCGACCAGACCGACATCCAGGTGATGATCACCAAGATCACCAACGACATGCCGTCCGAAGCCGACGTGGCCCGGGTGCGCGCCCGGGTCGAGGCCAACGCCTGGCCGGACCCGGACTCGGCCTGA
- a CDS encoding DUF3349 domain-containing protein, protein MTDPVKPVPVRPKLLGKVVGWLRAGYPQGVPQSDYVALFAVLHRHLTDYEVVAIAEELVASNPSSQITHAEIEEAIARFAKEQPDDGDVARVASHLAAGGWPLADPPADSD, encoded by the coding sequence GTGACGGATCCAGTGAAACCGGTCCCGGTCCGGCCGAAGTTGCTCGGCAAAGTCGTGGGCTGGCTGCGGGCAGGCTACCCACAGGGCGTTCCGCAGTCGGATTACGTGGCCCTGTTCGCCGTGCTGCACCGGCACCTCACCGACTACGAGGTGGTGGCGATCGCCGAGGAACTGGTCGCGTCCAATCCGTCCAGCCAGATCACGCACGCGGAGATCGAGGAGGCCATCGCCCGGTTCGCCAAGGAACAACCGGACGACGGCGACGTCGCACGCGTCGCCTCCCACCTCGCCGCGGGGGGATGGCCGCTGGCCGATCCGCCCGCCGATTCCGACTGA
- a CDS encoding inorganic phosphate transporter has protein sequence MTVELLVLLIVIVTALAFDFTNGFHDTANAMATSIATGALRPRVAVALSAALNLVGAFLSVAVAATVAKGIVRLDAVGGQDLIVIVFAGLVGGILWNLLTWLFGLPSSSSHALFGGLIGATLAALGWSGVIWASGSDGVLAKIILPAVLAPVVAALVSAIGTWLVYRITRAAEEEKVTEGFRWGQIGSASLVSLAHGTNDAQKTMGVIFLALVAHGTLTKDDDLPLWVMAACALAIAAGTYLGGWRIIRTLGKGLVEIDSPQGLAAESASAAIILTSAHFGLPLSTTQTATGSILGTGLGKGAEVRWAVMGRMVVAWLLTLPLAAVAGAICWAIAHLIGGLAGVLVVFGILIGLSALMYLRSRRDPVHTGNVNEWPGDGADSPAVAPDRPAPADSNRSQV, from the coding sequence GTGACCGTCGAATTACTGGTTCTGCTGATCGTCATCGTCACAGCACTCGCCTTCGATTTCACGAACGGTTTCCACGACACCGCCAACGCGATGGCGACCTCGATCGCCACCGGCGCGCTGCGGCCGAGAGTGGCGGTCGCGCTTTCGGCGGCGCTGAACCTCGTCGGCGCGTTCCTGTCGGTGGCGGTGGCGGCCACCGTGGCGAAGGGCATCGTGCGGCTGGATGCCGTCGGCGGCCAGGACCTGATCGTCATCGTGTTCGCAGGCCTGGTCGGCGGGATCCTGTGGAACCTGCTCACCTGGCTGTTCGGACTGCCGTCGAGTTCGTCGCACGCGCTGTTCGGCGGTCTGATCGGCGCGACGCTGGCCGCGCTCGGCTGGAGCGGGGTGATCTGGGCGTCCGGGTCCGACGGCGTGCTGGCCAAGATCATCCTGCCCGCGGTGCTCGCACCCGTCGTCGCCGCGCTGGTCTCGGCGATCGGCACCTGGCTGGTGTACCGGATCACCCGCGCCGCCGAGGAGGAGAAGGTCACCGAAGGCTTTCGCTGGGGGCAGATCGGCTCCGCCTCGCTGGTCTCGCTGGCGCACGGCACCAACGACGCTCAGAAGACGATGGGCGTGATCTTCCTCGCGCTCGTAGCGCACGGCACGCTCACCAAGGACGACGACCTGCCGCTGTGGGTGATGGCCGCGTGCGCTCTCGCCATCGCGGCGGGCACCTACCTCGGCGGCTGGCGGATCATCCGCACGCTGGGTAAGGGCCTGGTCGAGATCGACTCACCGCAGGGACTCGCGGCGGAATCCGCCTCGGCCGCGATCATCCTGACCTCGGCGCACTTCGGGTTGCCGCTGTCCACCACGCAGACCGCGACCGGCTCCATCCTGGGCACGGGCCTGGGCAAGGGCGCCGAAGTGCGCTGGGCCGTGATGGGGCGGATGGTGGTCGCGTGGTTGCTCACGCTGCCGCTGGCCGCCGTGGCCGGGGCGATCTGCTGGGCCATCGCCCATCTCATCGGCGGGCTGGCCGGTGTGCTCGTGGTCTTCGGCATCCTGATCGGGCTGTCGGCGCTGATGTACCTGCGGTCGCGGCGCGACCCGGTGCACACCGGCAACGTCAACGAGTGGCCAGGTGACGGGGCTGATTCGCCCGCGGTCGCGCCGGACCGGCCCGCACCGGCGGACTCGAACCGATCACAGGTGTAG